GGGGAAAATTGAAGTAGAGAGAGCATTCAAGcaattttctcaaggtcacaaagtGACAGAAATGCATTTCCTTCTCTACCTGGTACATTCCTACTTATCCTTTTAAACCCCATGCAAATGTCCCCTGATCTGAGAAGACCTCCCTGTCTCCTCAGAAAGAGTCTTTGGCCTCTCCTCAGGGCACCCTGTGCCTCCTTCTGTTGCAGCGCTGATCAGTttttgtcattcattcaacagtgtATGGAGTggtttctgtgtgccaggcactgtgctgggtgcttaAGAAAATCACAGCGAATAAATCCgagtccctgctctcaaggacTGAGTTGAGGGAGACAGGGGACAGACAGATCATCAAgcagtaaacaaataaatgaggtCGTTTCAGCTCTAACAAgtgttgcaaaaataaataaataaataaataaataaaccgagCAATGGATTGTTGTTCCGGTAAGGGCAGGAGACCCCTATAGCCAGGGCAAtcctggaagtcttctttgaagAGGTGACCTTTGAGTAGAAACCTGAGTAAGCAGAAACCTGAATGACAAGAATGGAAGTCTTGCCTGTCTCCCTGACCTGACTAGCAGCTCCTTGAGGGAGAGCTCAAGCTGATTCATCTCCAGGACCAGCTCAATAAACACTTGTACTGTGATGATTACAGGAATGGGtgatttgcctttaaaaatgaaTCGAggagcgcctgggaggctcagtcggttgggtgtccgacttcagctcaggtcatgatctcacagatcttgagttcaggccccgcgtcgggctctgtgctgacagctcggagcccggagcctgcttcggattctgtgtctccccctctctctgcccctcccccgctcacactctgtctgtctctccgtctctcaaaaataaatagacattaaacagatttttttcagtgaatCAAGTTTTCAAGTTCCCACCTACTTTGCTTCTGATTCTTGCATGACAAACTCCGCTGATATGCCTGATTGGCGTTTCCTGGGTGTGCTaatgggggtggaggaaggaagcTGGAGAGGCTCAGGGCTGGAAACTGTGGGCCAGGCTTCTGTGGGCTCTGTGAGCGCAAGGACCGTGTGGTTGGCGTCGCCACTATGTTCCCAGTGCCCAGCATCAGGCCTGCcatataataagtgctcaataaattggTGTTTGAAAGGGCAAACAAGAACAACCTGGCTGGGAAAGTTCTGCTGTGCAGATGTTCAGCTGATGTAGTTAATATCTCCAGAGTCCAGGCTAAGTGGAGACACCTCTGCCTGGATTCTGTGTGTAATACCCTCCAGCAGAGAAATATTTACATGGAGATACTttcagggagaggaaaagaactCTTCTCCTTCCAAAGTTTCGGGGTGAAATTTCAAAGCCCGTTTGGAGCGGGTTGGGCGCGGAGGCAGACTGGGGGCTGTGGGTGTTGGATCGGAGGGCGAGAACGGAGATACAGAGTGGAGCTGGGACTGGAGCTTGTGGTTGGTGAGGGAATGGAGACGATCTAACCAAGAACTTTCCCCTAAATCTCAGAGGGCTTCTTTATGTCAACTTAGCAACTGAGGTGGGGAGAGTTCCTCTGGTCTTAGAGGCTGGGATGGGTCCAGGGTAAGGTCCCTTGGGTTCCCGTGGCcccaggaaggcagagaaggtACCAGATGACTCAGAGGTGGCCCAGCTCCTGCTGGCACAGGAGGGACTGGTGTCAGGCGGACCCAGATGTGGCAaacagtgggagggagggaggaagtggttAAGGGGTGCTTCGTGGAACttgagaggagggtgggggatgtgATTCTCCCATCAACCCTGAGGGCTGGGGATGGTGAGGGGGAGCTTTGGACTGGGGGCTACTCCTGTGCTCTTCTCCCCGGGACACAGAGCGACATACGTTCTCACCAGGACCTGTTGGCAGGTCATGACAACAGGTAACATTTAGTCAGGTCTCACCACCCACTGTGTTAATGCTTTACTGATAATTACCATAGCAACCTACACACTCATGTTATATCATAGTCTCCTCACAGTGGGAATATGAGGTAGGCACTTCATTGTCCTCaatttccaggtgaggaaatagaggcccagagagggtgcttagcttgcttgaggtcacacagcagggagTGGTAGAGGAAGCCTGGTTTGGTGAGTGACAACCCCTCTCAGAGATGGGGTGACCACCAGCTTCCTTgtttctcttaaattaaaaaaaaaaaacaaaactttgccATCGCTGTTGGCAGTTTGGCTCCAAAGCGGCAGAGAGCAgcagtgggtggggggtggggtggggtggttaagggaggaggagagacatcAGCAGGTGTGGATGGGCAGCGGAGGTTCGagcggggcaggggaggagcccaGCCCCCGCAGCTGcccaggaagggagaagaggccGCTGGTAGAGGCTCCGGGCCTGGGGGTCAGTTGGAGCGCAGGGTTTTCTCTATCCAGGAGGTGTACTTGCAGATTTGAGTGTAGACAGCTGGATGCTGAGCAGAGCCGCAGGGGTAAATGCCCCATGAAAGGATGCCCTGCAGGGTCTCGTCACAGACCAGAGGGCCACCAGAGtcactctgggggtgggggaaggagagatcAAATAAATGCACCAATTCAAAGGCTGCCACTTGGGGCTCTGGGGGTTGGGTAGGGTCGGAGTTGTGTTTGGATAAAGATGAggttggtggggcgcctgggtggctcagttgttgactgtctgactttggctcaggtcgcgatctcacggttcatgagttcgagccctgcatccgggtccgcactgtcagtgcagagcccacattGGAACCTCTgtcccgccccccccgcccctcccccatgctcgctctcaaaaataaataaaacattttttaaaaaaagatgaggtgGGTTAAGTATGAGCTGGGGTTGGGATGGGGCCGGACTAGGGGTTGTGGACAttggatggggggcggggagcgagAGTGGAGATGGGGTAGAGCTGGGGCTGTAGCTTGTGatgaggtggggggaggtagaCATGGGCCAACggagagggatggggtgggggtctAGGCTTGGGGATGGCAATGCTGTTGAGGACGGGGTCAGAAGTCGGTAGGGCCGGGCGCCAGCAGATGGACCCAAGGAGGTAGAGTCGGacgtggggtggggatggaggctGGGGTAGGGATGGGCTCATGTTGGACACGGGGATGACACTGGGGTAGGGATGGGATCATGTGGGACACGGGGTGTAGGGTTGGGGACAAGGATGGGGCGTTCCGATTTCCCATAACCCTATCCTAGCTCCCATGAGTGAGACCCTCCCTGGCCAGTTCCTACCTGGCAGGGGTCCTGACCCTGGTCCAGTCCTGCACACATCATGTTGTTGGTGACCACACCAGGGTAGAAGACCTCGCATTCTTTAGGGCTCAGGACAGTGACCCTGGAGCAACTCAGGCCCTTGTTGTACTTCACTGACAGGAGAAAATAGGAGGTGATACTGTGGCCAGACCTCCAGTCCTCCAGGACTCAGGAGTCCAGATACCCAGACGGTTCCCATCCCAGACCCcaggcctccagcccctccttccccagacccagggtcccaccccccccaaccccctcccccctcagacccaggagtcctggccctCAGTTCCTCTTCCCCAAGACAGGCTTCAGGGTGCCCAGCTCTTGCCTCTTCGGGTGGCCGTGGTGCCCCAGCCAGCCACCTGGCACTGGTCTCCCGGCTGGGCACAGCGGTAGGGCAGGCGCAAGGTCTGGACGCGAGGCCCCAGCACAGCCGGCCTGACCAGCTTCAGCAGCATGAGGTCATGTTCGTCTGTCCGCCGCGGCAGGATGGGGCCCAAGCCATGCTGGTACTTGGGGTGGACGATGGGGCGGGTGGTCCTGCGGAGCTGCTCGCCCTGGATAAGCAGCAGGTGGTCGTCCCCAACGCGAGCCcacagaggcctggggagggaagAGCCATGTGAAGGTAAAGCCTTTGTGGGGACGGGGACAAGACTCTGAGTcggtgggaaggaggggactgGCCCCATGGTGGGAGCccagactcctgggtctgagggagagAAACTGGGGGctgggactcctgggtctgagggaggaggaggtgggggagaagggaccTGGGGATCTGAGTTCTGCAGGAATTGAGGACTGGGGGTCTACCCGGGTAAGCCTACCACTCCTGTCCTTCCTCAATGGGGACTCGTGAGGTGAACAATGTCTTTAGTTCTAAAGTCCTAACCACACCGGACCCCCGGACTTGGGTCTGTGGCATGCAACTATCCACCCTTCAGGGGAGCCCAAGGAGTATCTACTAGACAAAGGGCAGCGGACGAGCCCGAAAGCCCTGAGAAGGATCTACAGCGCCCCCTGGAGGCCACAGCCCAACCCTGCCTCACCTCCTGCAGGAAGCCCTCCAGAACTGACTCCCGCAAGGAGCTGGGAGAGGTCCATACCCTCAAGTGCCCCAGCTCTTCCCGCCGCCTCCCCGGGGCCTGCCTCCACCGCCCCTCCGTGGCTGCCCTGAGGAGCTCCCCCTACTTGTTCCCGCAGTGCGCGGCtgtgagcacccaactcttgtcCACCAGGACGCCCGCGCAGTGGAACTTGAGGCCATCGAAGAGGGAGACCTGCCAGGGCTGCGAACCGCGTGCGCACGGGGCGCCGGAGGCCACAAGGTCCCAGTCGGTGTCGTTTCTGGGGAGCAGCACCGCCTCCGCggctggagaaagaaaaggggcggCGACAGGGCAGGAGCTGGGCTTGGGGCCACAGCTGGGCCGTGCGACGGGCCTGCGGGGCCCGCAGCCAGAACCAGGGAAGCTGGGGGAGAGGATTGGAAATTGGGGGTCCTGCAGGAACCGAATGGAAGTGGCGGAGAAGGACCgcgggaaaggagaaggaggcgGGGACAGAGCGGAGTGGAGCTGGGGAGAGCGAACAGGGAGGGTCTGGAGGGACGGGGACAGCATGCAGCGCTcgaagcagaggaggaacagaacCCGACCCGGCCACCAGGGGGCGGGGGTAGAGGAGGGCGGGCTGGAATAGCGCCGCTGAACGGCGAGAGGGCCGAGGGCCAAAAGCTGCGAGGCAAGACCTGGGAGATAATTGGGCGGAGTTAGAAGGAGCGGGGACAGAAGGGGACTGAGAGAGGGGACTGGGCGGAGTTGGAAGGAGCCGGGACCgagagggactgagagagggCACGGGGTTAGTCAGGGGCCGGGAAGGAAGCCGAGAGAAGGGAGGAGTAGGGATCCAGGCGCAGTGCAGGAGGCGCAATCCCCCAGAGCGGAGCNNNNNNNNNNNNNNNNNNNNNNNNNNNNNNNNNNNNNNNNNNNNNNNNNNNNNNNNNNNNNNNNNNNNNNNNNNNNNNNNNNNNNNNNNNNNNNNGCATAGCCTGCATTCACTCACCTGGCAGGCATCCGCCCCATCAGCGCCGCTGGCACACACCATGTTGTCCGTGATTTTCCCGGGGAACAGAGCCTGGCAGGCAGCGCTGGAAACGATGGAGACATTGAGGCATTGGAGCAGGTCCGGGAATGGTTCTGGGGGTGGAAGATAGAAGCTGCATTGTCCCCCAAAGCTTCCCATTTGGGGGCCACATCCTTCCACCAAAGGGCGCCAAATATAAGTCTATACTCTGCCCTCTTCCTGCGACTCTCCACAACAATCCTCAAACTTCTAGATTTCAGATTTATGACTTCATTTCATAGTGACCCTTGCCCCAGCTCATTGACACAAGTCCCCCTCTCCTTTAACCTATGACTCTGAGTGCCATAACTCAAGACACCTTTTGTCCCTCCAACCCCAGAAACAGTGAATCCGGACTTTTCTCCTTAAATTCCCCATGCGGTGCCCTTTGACCTTCAATCTTATCATACTTAGATCCCAACTTGACCTCatgttccctctctgtctccagaCCCCACATTTCTTGTCTTCTCTTAAACGTCCAAACTCAGCTCTAAACCACTGCTCCAAAGTGACTTCTGATCCTAGTTTATTTGACCCCAGACTCCATGACCCCTAACCTCTAGGGCTTTCAATCCCAGACCAGCAATCCCTGATTGAATCTCAGTTTCTAGCCTCAGATTGTGGCCAGCTTGTGCAACATCTGGATCCCATGTCCTCAACTCTACAATGACTTCTAACACCAGAGTCTCTGACCCATGACCCAAGGTCCTATTTACCCGTGCCTTTTGCTCCAGTCTGATGATCCCTGCCATCACTCTGGCCTCTAATCACATCCCTGACCTATGGCTTCTGACTCCATACCCAACCCGTTGACCACTTTGACTCCCAAGACCCCTGGTCCACCATGATCTCTGACCCCAAACCACAATCCCCATGTTTGACCCTTGATCCATCCTTCTGTTGGGATGACTCCTGATCTCTCGTCCTCCACCCCAGACTTTGCCCGTTCTGAGCCCTGACCCTGAGGCTCCCTTACTCCCTGGCTGATTGGTGATGCCCCAGCCTGAGATGTGGCACTTGGTGCCAGCCGCTGCACAggtggtgggcaggggcaggagctggACGCTGCGGGTCAAGCGGACGGGTGTGCCCAGTCGCAGGAGCCGGAGGTCATTGTCATGGCTGTGCCTGGCTCTCTGGTAGCCGGGGTGGGTCACGGAGAAGCTGCTGCGTCGGATCTGCTCCGTCCAGTCCAGACGGCTAAGACTGTGCTCCCCCAGGCGCACCCAGTACctgctgggggggcggggggggtcaaGGTGGCTCAGCGGGGGGCAGTGGACCCCTGGCTCCCAGACCCTCCAACCTTTCTCTGCTGCTTTGCACCTCAGTGTcagtcctccctccctcacacgcttgttctgtctctctgtctctcgtctCTAtcagtatctttccatttcttgcaTTTGCCTACTTCTCCTCCCCGAGTCCCTGCATCTCTGTCCCTTTCTGAGTCTCTTAGCGAGGGCAAGCACATCCATCCTTCATGCTTGCTGCTCTGTTCCAACCACCTAGAGGCTGCCTGGGCTGTTAGCACTGTCAGCTGAAGGAACGCGTGAGTAATGAGTGgtctctctctgttctgtccCTAATCAATCTGCCTCTTCGTGTTTGAAAGTTCCCTTTGGAAAAAACCTCAGAGCTTCAGACCTAGAAAGTCCAAtctcctcatttcacagatgggacggctgagacccagagaagatgCCCAGACTGGGTCAGGGAATAGCTGGGGTGGTGACAGATGTCATGTGGGAAAGAAGGGGAACACGAGGAAATGGGAGCGGGTAGATGAGCAGGTTCCAGGACCCCTCATGCCACCCACACTACCcgccccacccagccccaccccagacccattGTTGCAGAAGTCCTACTCTTTGTCTAACCTCAGAACCTTTTGTTGCGAGACCATTTCCTTACTCCTTGGCGCCCCCATCTCCTACCCTGAGGGTTCTCCTCCCCATCACCTTTCTGCTGCCCACCCCTGGAAGAGACCACACCCAGACAGGGGCTTACCTGCCACTGCAGTGAGCAGCTGTGAGGACCCATCTGCGGCCAGTGAGGACCCCCCCACAACGCAGACTGGTGCCCTCAAACAGCCCTACTTGCCAAGGCTGTGAGTGACGGGCACACTCCTTGCCTTTAATGATCTTCTCTGTGGCCGGTTGGCTGAGCCCTGAGGACAGGGGTGTGGGCCAGAGAGATGGGGTCAGAGATCTAGAGATTGGGgctcagagacaggaagagagatgcagagatgaagacacagacaggtaagagagagagagagagagagaccgtgagagagagtcagagacagggagacacagacccagGGACAAATACAAAAAGACCCAGCGATgcccagagacacagagaggaagagaaagagaaaaagacagagagatgcCTCAAGATAGGAgggagacaggggcgcctgggtggctcagtcgctgaaGCACCCGACTCtgggttttcggctcaggtcatgatctcacagtttcgtgagctggagccctgcatcaggctctgtgcacagagcctgcttgggattctctgtccccctctctgtctgcccctctcccacttgtaccatctctgtctctaaatcaatcaatcaatcttaaaaaaaaaaaaaagataggagtgagacagagacagacaagcacagagacagagagaaaagacagaggcaTACGTAGtgacaggaagacacagagaaggtATAGATCAAAAGACAGAGGTGGCAGGGCCCCCAAGAGCTGGAGCTGAGTGGAGACATAGAGgcagtcccctcccctcctcagtgCCAGACTGGGGATCAGACCTGGAGGGGGAGATCGGAGGGCCCCCTGTCAGGGAGGAAGGGCTTCCCGCCCCGCTGGGGAACTCACCAGAAACACACAGGAGCAACAGGATGCTGGAGCCCAGGGTGAGCCACCTCCAGGTCCTGGGAAACGTTGGGGGAATCTCAGAGATGGCCCTTTCCCTGTCAACCTGCCCCTCTCTTTGCCCACCCCGCCTGCCTGCCAGCAGCTCCAGGAGGACAGGATgcctgcccatccccccctctgcccatctcgggtggggagggggggtcacCTCATTGGTGAccacctgccccctcctcacCTTGTCCCCCTGCTTGCTGGGGCCTCCATGTAGCTGTCACAGTTCCAGCCTGTCTGCCTCTGCTATCTGTCTGTCCACCACCTGCCTGTCCTGTCATCCACTGGCCACCCCGCCAGTCAACTCTCCCACTGTCCACCTGGCTTCTCAGCCACCTGTCATGCTGCCCCACCTGTCCccctccttctgtctgtctgccccagaCAGGCAGCTGACACAGCTTTTAACTCTCTTTGTTCCAGCCCATGCAATTTCCGGGTTGAGGGAAGGGGACCAGGAAGACTTGGGGTGGGGCACCCTCTCTAATCCCGCAGAAAATCTTCTCAGCTAATGGCACCTAACTGAGCTTTACAACTAAATG
The Lynx canadensis isolate LIC74 chromosome E2, mLynCan4.pri.v2, whole genome shotgun sequence genome window above contains:
- the KLK12 gene encoding kallikrein-12, which encodes MEAPASRGTRTWRWLTLGSSILLLLCVSGLSQPATEKIIKGKECARHSQPWQVGLFEGTSLRCGGVLTGRRWVLTAAHCSGSRYWVRLGEHSLSRLDWTEQIRRSSFSVTHPGYQRARHSHDNDLRLLRLGTPVRLTRSVQLLPLPTTCAAAGTKCHISGWGITNQPGKPFPDLLQCLNVSIVSSAACQALFPGKITDNMVCASGADGADACQSDSGGPLVCDETLQGILSWGIYPCGSAQHPAVYTQICKYTSWIEKTLRSN